The Xanthomonas fragariae genome has a segment encoding these proteins:
- a CDS encoding MraY family glycosyltransferase, with the protein MVWLWCVLHLVAAALGTWLLRRYALHRRLLDQPGERRSHVVATPRGGGMAIVSAILLGCFAASALWPAANLVVGWFAAGLVLVAAVGWWDDHRPLSAKLRFAIHLAASASLGWLVSHYTGNVWDGVLTAAASVVLINVWNFMDGINGLASSQAALAALAFAAVAPVAWSWAGLAIAASCLGFLPFNFPRARIFLGDGGSGALGYVLAALLAVNVASGQVSWWISWLPLTAFLVDAGFTLLARMLAGQRWWEPHAQHVYQRLARRLETHVPVTGVYFAFSLAAVCLYVLSRHDLFWLQVSEALAWGVGAIAIWHFLRDGLRNS; encoded by the coding sequence ATGGTTTGGTTGTGGTGCGTGCTGCATCTGGTAGCAGCGGCGCTGGGGACGTGGTTGTTGCGGCGTTATGCGTTGCACCGCCGCTTGCTCGACCAACCCGGTGAACGACGCAGCCATGTGGTCGCAACGCCGCGGGGCGGCGGTATGGCCATCGTGTCGGCCATCTTGCTCGGTTGCTTTGCCGCAAGCGCGTTATGGCCGGCGGCAAACTTGGTCGTCGGTTGGTTCGCTGCAGGGTTGGTGTTGGTAGCTGCTGTGGGTTGGTGGGACGATCATCGTCCGCTCTCAGCCAAGCTGCGTTTTGCGATCCATCTGGCTGCCTCGGCGTCGCTAGGCTGGTTGGTCAGCCACTACACGGGCAATGTGTGGGATGGCGTTCTTACCGCAGCGGCGTCCGTGGTGCTGATCAACGTCTGGAATTTCATGGATGGCATCAACGGTTTGGCAAGCAGCCAGGCTGCGCTGGCTGCATTGGCATTTGCGGCCGTGGCGCCAGTTGCATGGTCTTGGGCGGGTCTGGCGATTGCCGCCTCCTGTCTGGGATTTCTTCCATTCAATTTTCCGCGGGCGCGCATTTTCTTGGGGGATGGCGGCAGCGGTGCGCTTGGATATGTGCTGGCCGCGTTGCTGGCGGTCAACGTGGCGAGCGGGCAGGTGAGCTGGTGGATCAGCTGGTTGCCGCTCACGGCATTTCTGGTAGATGCCGGTTTTACGCTACTGGCTCGCATGCTTGCCGGGCAACGCTGGTGGGAGCCGCATGCCCAGCACGTCTATCAGCGTCTGGCACGCCGGCTTGAGACACACGTTCCGGTAACGGGTGTTTACTTCGCTTTCAGCCTTGCTGCGGTCTGCTTGTATGTGTTGAGTCGTCATGATCTGTTTTGGCTGCAGGTGTCGGAGGCTCTGGCATGGGGTGTAGGCGCTATCGCGATTTGGCATTTTCTGCGCGATGGACTGCGCAATTCCTGA